In Betta splendens chromosome 19, fBetSpl5.4, whole genome shotgun sequence, the following proteins share a genomic window:
- the abcc3 gene encoding ATP-binding cassette sub-family C member 3 isoform X6, with translation MRRLCGPELPFWVANETLHTDRPDLPQCFQMSVLAWLPCIYLWAVCPIYLFYLKKNNKGYIMMSIKNRFKTVFGLLLWIVCWTDLFYTIYEVQHEQSRPPIYFITPLILGMTMLLATFLIQLERLRGVQSSGVLFIFWFLSVLFAIVPFRSKILQASSQSGVTDKLRFTMFYFYFSLVVCELILCCFNEKPPLFSNAVTDPNPCPETTAGFLSKMTFWWFTSMAMKGYKMPLEAKDLWGLNERDSSKMIVPKLLKEWEKEQSKAKSNSNQSIKSPSSQAVFSKPQPSATNHVAEGGEESKLEEVELLLTDQKAASRQPSFLRALIKAFGPYFLIGSGFKLMQDIITFVNPQLLRMLISFTKQTGVPVWWGYTLAFLMFFTAFLQTLILHHHFQYCFVTGMNVRTAIIGAIYRKALVITNAAKRSSTVGEVVNLMSVDAQRFMDLTTFLNMLWSAPLQIMLALYFLWDNLGPSVLAGVAVMVMLIPFNAVIAMKTRAYQVEQMQYKDSRIKLMNEILNGIKVLKLYAWENSFKDKVLAIRQKELNVLRKTAYLGALSTMAWTSAPFLVALTTFAVYVTVDESHVLDAEKAFVSLSLFNILRFPLNMLPQVISSIVQASVSLKRIQKFLSHDELDPDSVDRKGIAKEYSVTVLNGKFSWAKEDAPVLHNINVMVPQGSLLAVVGHVGCGKSSLISALLGEMEKLEGEVSIQGSVAYVPQQAWIQNATLRDNILFGKPYNEKKYRCVLEACALTPDLEVLPGGDMTEIGEKGINLSGGQRQRVSLARALYSDADVYLLDDPLSAVDAHVSKHIFDSLIGPEGVLKGKTRILVTHGISFLPQVDNIMVMVEGRVSEMGSYQELLKQNGAFAEFLRNYSLEDIIEEDEATEDLIEEEQFFPEDALSNHTDMVDNEPVINEAKRSFIRQISIISQDGEGPRTRSVRRHGCSQRKHAEPQEKKKPQAMDKLIQAETAETGRVKTKVYLEYVKAVGPLLSAVICLLYGCQSAAAIGANVWLSEWTNDASRNQTQQNVHMRVGVYAALGIAQGVVVLSHLTSSPPLPPSHRVAVVG, from the exons gtagCCAATGAGACACTCCATACAGATCGGCCCGACCTCCCACAATGTTTTCAGATGTCTGTCCTAGCATGGCTACCATGCATCTACCTGTGGGCTGTGTGCCCCATCTACCTCTTCTACCTcaagaagaacaacaaaggcTATATTATGATGTCCATTAAGAACAGGTTCAAAACG GTGTTCGGCTTGTTGTTATGGATCGTGTGCTGGACAGATCTCTTCTACACAATTTATGAGGTGCAGCATGAACAGAGTCGGCCGCCCATCTACTTTATCACCCCGCTGATTCTCGGCATGACGATG cTTTTGGCCACGTTTCTGATCCAGTTGGAGAGGTTACGCGGGGTCCAGTCCTCAGGGgtcctcttcatcttctggTTCCTATCTGTGCTGTTTGCCATTGTGCCTTTTCGCTCCAAGATCCTGCAGGCCTCCAGCCAG AGCGGCGTGACAGATAAGCTGCGGTTCACAATGTTCTACTTCTACTTCAGCCTAGTGGTGTGTGAGCTGATCCTCTGCTGCTTCAATGAGAaacctcctctcttctccaACGCCGTCACAGACCCC AATCCCTGTCCCGAAACCACAGCAGGCTTTCTCTCCAAGATGACATTTTGGTGGTTCACAAG taTGGCCATGAAAGGCTATAAAATGCCCCTGGAGGCCAAAGACCTTTGGGGTCTGAACGAGCGTGACAGTTCAAAGATGATTGTCCCCAAACTCCTCAAAGAgtgggagaaggagcagagcaaGGCCAAGAG TAACAGTAACCAGTCTATCAAGAGTCCATCAAGTCAGGCCGTGTTCTCCAAGCCACAGCCCTCGGCTACCAACCATGTTGCagaagggggagaggagagcaagctagaggaagtggagctgctgctgaccgATCAGAAAGCCGCTTCCCGACAGCCATCCTTCCTGCGCGCCCTTATTAAAGCCTTCGGACCCTACTTTCTGATTGGATCAGGCTTCAAGTTAATGCAGGATATCATCACCTTTGTCAACCCTCAGCTACtcag GATGCTGATTTCTTTCACCAAACAGACGGGCGTTCCAGTGTGGTGGGGCTACACGCTGGCGTTCCTCATGTTCTTCACAGCTTTCCTGCAGACTCTCATTCTCCACCATCACTTTCAGTACTGCTTTGTCACCGGCATGAACGTCCGCACAGCCATCATAGGCGCCATCTACAGGAAG GCACTGGTGATAACTAATGCTGCCAAACGTTCATCTACAGTGGGAGAAGTCGTCAACCTGATGTCTGTGGATGCTCAGAGGTTCATGGACCTCACCACTTTCCTCAACATGTTGTGGTCTGCTCCTCTTCAAATCATGCTGGCGTTATATTTCCTCTGGGAT aaTCTCGGGCCATCTGTGTTGGCTGGCGTGGCTGTCATGGTCATGCTAATCCCTTTCAATGCTGTTATTGCAATGAAGACACGAGCCTATCAG GTGGAGCAAATGCAGTACAAGGACTCCCGCATCAAACTCATGAATGAAATCCTGAATGGCATCAAAGTCCTGAAACTGTACGCCTGGGAAAACTCTTTCAAAGATAAGGTCCTGGCCATTCGACAGAAGGAGCTCAACGTGCTCCGCAAGACGGCCTACCTGGGAGCACTGTCCACCATGGCGTGGACCAGTGCCCCCTTCCTG GTTGCCTTGACAACATTTGCCGTATATGTGACTGTGGATGAGAGCCACGTCCTGGATGCAGAGAAGGCCTTTGTGTCACTGTCGCTCTTTAACATCCTCAGGTTTCCTCTCAACATGCTTCCTCAAGTCATTAGTAGCATTGTACAG GCCAGTGTCTCACTGAAGCGAATCCAAAAGTTCCTGAGTCATGATGAGCTGGATCCAGATTCAGTAGACAGGAAGGGCATTGccaaag AATATTCAGTGACAGTTTTGAATGGGAAGTTCAGCTGGGCTAAAGAGGATGCTCCTGTTCTGCATAA TATCAACGTGATGGTGCCGCAGGGGTCCCTTCTGGCGGTGGTGGGTCATGTTGGCTGTGGGAAATCCTCCctcatctctgctctgctgggtgAAATGGAGAAACTGGAGGGGGAGGTTTCAATTCAG GGATCTGTGGCATACGTACCTCAGCAGGCCTGGATACAGAACGCCACACTGCGGGACAACATCCTGTTTGGGAAACCTTACAATGAGAAGAAGTACCGCTGTGTTCTGGAGGCCTGTGCCTTGACCCCTGACCTGGAGGTGCTGCCTGGGGGAGATATGACTGAGATAGGAGAGAAG GGCATCAATCTCTCTggtggacagagacagagggtgaGTTTGGCTCGAGCGCTGTACAGTGACGCTGATGTGTACTTGCTGGATGACCCGCTGTCCGCTGTGGATGCCCACGTGTCCAAACACATCTTCGACAGCCTCATCGGTCCAGAGGGCGTGTTGAAAGGCAAG ACTCGTATTCTGGTGACGCATGGCATCAGCTTCCTGCCTCAGGTCGATAACATTATGGTGATGGTGGAAGGCCGCGTGTCAGAGATGGGCTCTTACCAGGAGCTGCTCAAGCAGAACGGAGCCTTTGCCGAGTTTCTCAGGAACTACTCTCTAGAGGACATCAtagaggaggacgaggccacTG aggatTTAATCGAAGAGGAGCAGTTTTTCCCTGAAGATGCACTCAGTAATCACACAGACATGGTCGACAATGAACCAGTAATCAATGAAGCCAAGAGAAGTTTCATAAG ACAGATCAGCATCATTTCACAAGATGGAGAGGGACCAAGGACTCGCTCGGTGAGGAGGCATGGCTGCAGTCAGAGGAAACACGCCGAAccacaagagaagaagaaaccacAGGCGATGGACAAACTCATCCAGGCAGAGACTGCAGAAACTGGCAGG GTGAAAACGAAGGTTTATTTAGAGTACGTGAAGGCGGTGGGGCCACTGCTGTCAGCGGTCATCTGCTTGCTGTATGGCTGCCAGAGCGCTGCGGCTATTGGTGCGAACGTGTGGCTCAGCGAGTGGACCAACGATGCCTCGAGAAACCAGACACAGCAGAATGTTCACATGAGGGTTGGGGTGTACGCAGCACTGGGCATAGCACAAG gtgttgttgtgttgtcacacttgacctcctcccctcccctccccccctctcacAGGGTTGCTGTTGTTGGTTAA